A DNA window from Chryseobacterium scophthalmum contains the following coding sequences:
- a CDS encoding bifunctional aconitate hydratase 2/2-methylisocitrate dehydratase, giving the protein MNIYQDYIQEIEERKNQGLHPKPIDGADLLSAIIEQIKDTANEYRADSLKFFIYNTLPGTTSAAGVKAKFLKEIILGESVVEEITPAYAFELLSHMKGGPSIEVLLDLALGNDEATAKPAAEVLKTQVYLYDADTARLKDAFESGNVIAKDILESYAKAEFFTKLPEVAEEIKVVTFIAGEGDISTDLLSPGNQAHSRSDRELHGKCMITPEAQDEIKMLQAQHPDASVMLIAEKGTMGVGSSRMSGVNNVALWTGKQASPYVPFVNIAPIVAGTNCISPIFLTTVDVTGGIGIDLQNWVKKVDENGNPVRNENGDIVLEEKYSVATGTVLTINTKEKKLYNGDVELKDISKSFTPQKLEFIKAGGSYAIVFGKKIQTFAAKTLGITAPTVFAPSKEISIEGQGLTAVEKIFNRNAVGVTEGKLLHAGSDVRVEVNIVGSQDTTGLMTSQELESMAATVISPIVDGAYQSGCHTASVWDKKAQANIPKLMKFMNDFGVITARDPKGEYHAMTDVIHKVLNDITVDEWAIIIGGDSHTRMSKGVAFGADSGTVALALATGEASMPIPESVKVTFKGDMKEHMDFRDVVHATQAQMLKQFDGENVFQGRIIEVHIGTLPADQAFTFTDWTAEMKAKASICISEDDTLIESLEIAKSRIQIMINKGMDNHNHVLQGLINKANKRIEEIRTGDKPALTPDANAKYYAEVVVDLDIIVEPMIADPDVNNDDVSKRYTHDTIRDLTFYGGEKKVDLGFVGSCMVHKGDLKIVSQMLRNLEQKNGKVEFNAPLVVAAPTYNIIDELKAEGDWELLEKYSGFEFNDNAPKGEARTQYENMMYLERPGCNLCMGNQEKAEKGDTVLATSTRLFQGRVVEDSERKKGESLLASTPVVVLSAIIGRIPNIDEYKAAVEGIDLTTFVPSIKELVTVGH; this is encoded by the coding sequence ATGAATATTTATCAGGATTACATCCAAGAAATCGAAGAAAGAAAAAACCAGGGACTCCACCCAAAACCAATTGACGGCGCAGATCTATTAAGCGCAATTATTGAGCAGATTAAAGATACAGCAAACGAATACAGAGCTGATTCTCTTAAATTTTTTATTTATAACACTTTACCGGGTACAACAAGTGCTGCAGGAGTAAAGGCTAAGTTTTTAAAAGAAATTATTCTTGGCGAATCTGTGGTTGAAGAAATTACTCCAGCTTACGCTTTTGAATTATTATCTCATATGAAAGGCGGACCTTCTATCGAAGTTCTTCTTGATTTAGCTTTAGGAAACGATGAAGCAACTGCAAAACCTGCTGCTGAAGTTCTTAAAACTCAGGTTTACTTATATGATGCTGATACAGCACGTTTAAAAGATGCTTTCGAATCTGGTAATGTAATCGCTAAAGATATTTTGGAAAGCTACGCCAAAGCTGAATTTTTCACTAAACTTCCTGAAGTTGCAGAAGAAATTAAAGTAGTGACTTTCATCGCTGGTGAAGGTGATATTTCTACAGATTTATTGTCTCCTGGAAATCAGGCTCATTCTCGTTCAGACAGAGAACTTCACGGTAAATGTATGATCACACCTGAAGCGCAGGACGAAATCAAAATGCTTCAAGCTCAACATCCTGATGCAAGTGTAATGCTTATCGCAGAAAAAGGAACAATGGGAGTTGGTTCTTCTCGTATGTCTGGTGTAAACAACGTTGCACTTTGGACCGGGAAACAAGCAAGTCCTTATGTACCTTTCGTAAACATCGCTCCGATTGTAGCGGGAACAAATTGTATTTCTCCAATTTTCTTAACGACTGTTGATGTAACCGGAGGTATCGGAATTGACCTACAAAACTGGGTGAAAAAAGTTGACGAAAACGGAAACCCTGTTCGTAATGAAAATGGTGATATTGTTTTAGAAGAAAAATATTCTGTTGCTACAGGAACTGTTCTTACAATCAATACCAAAGAAAAAAAATTATACAATGGAGATGTTGAATTGAAAGACATTTCAAAATCATTTACTCCTCAAAAATTAGAATTTATCAAAGCTGGTGGTTCTTACGCCATCGTTTTTGGTAAAAAAATTCAAACTTTTGCTGCAAAAACTTTAGGAATTACAGCTCCTACAGTTTTCGCTCCTTCTAAAGAAATTTCAATTGAAGGGCAAGGATTGACTGCTGTTGAGAAAATCTTCAACAGAAATGCAGTGGGTGTTACTGAAGGTAAATTATTACATGCTGGTTCAGACGTTCGTGTAGAAGTAAACATTGTTGGTTCTCAGGACACGACAGGTTTGATGACTTCTCAGGAATTAGAATCTATGGCTGCAACCGTGATCTCTCCAATCGTAGACGGAGCTTACCAATCAGGTTGTCACACTGCTTCAGTTTGGGATAAAAAAGCGCAGGCTAATATTCCTAAATTAATGAAATTCATGAACGATTTTGGGGTTATCACAGCTCGTGATCCGAAAGGTGAATATCACGCAATGACAGACGTTATTCACAAAGTTCTTAACGATATTACAGTTGACGAATGGGCAATCATCATCGGAGGTGACTCTCACACAAGAATGTCTAAAGGTGTTGCTTTCGGAGCTGACTCTGGAACCGTAGCTCTTGCTTTAGCAACAGGTGAAGCATCAATGCCAATTCCTGAATCTGTGAAAGTGACTTTCAAAGGAGATATGAAAGAGCATATGGATTTCCGTGATGTGGTTCACGCAACTCAGGCTCAGATGCTGAAGCAATTTGACGGAGAAAACGTTTTCCAAGGTAGAATTATCGAAGTTCACATCGGAACTCTTCCGGCCGACCAAGCGTTTACATTCACTGACTGGACTGCAGAAATGAAAGCGAAAGCTTCTATCTGTATTTCTGAAGACGATACTTTGATCGAATCATTGGAAATTGCGAAAAGCAGGATCCAGATCATGATCAACAAAGGAATGGATAACCATAACCACGTTCTTCAAGGTCTAATTAACAAAGCAAACAAGAGAATCGAGGAAATCAGAACGGGCGACAAACCTGCTTTGACTCCGGATGCTAATGCAAAATATTACGCAGAAGTAGTTGTTGACCTAGACATTATTGTTGAGCCAATGATCGCTGATCCTGATGTAAACAATGACGACGTTTCTAAAAGATATACTCACGATACCATCAGAGACCTTACTTTCTACGGTGGTGAGAAAAAAGTTGACCTTGGTTTCGTAGGTTCTTGTATGGTTCACAAAGGTGATTTGAAGATCGTTTCTCAAATGTTGAGAAATCTTGAACAGAAAAATGGTAAAGTAGAATTCAACGCACCATTGGTTGTTGCTGCTCCTACTTATAATATCATTGACGAACTAAAAGCTGAAGGTGACTGGGAATTATTAGAAAAATATTCAGGTTTTGAATTTAATGATAATGCTCCGAAAGGCGAAGCTCGTACTCAGTATGAAAATATGATGTACCTAGAGCGTCCAGGTTGTAACCTTTGTATGGGTAACCAGGAGAAAGCTGAAAAAGGAGATACTGTTTTGGCAACTTCTACAAGACTTTTCCAAGGAAGAGTGGTTGAAGATTCTGAACGTAAAAAAGGTGAATCTTTATTAGCATCAACTCCGGTTGTTGTATTGTCTGCGATTATTGGAAGAATTCCAAATATTGACGAATACAAAGCTGCTGTTGAAGGTATCGATTTAACGACTTTCGTTCCATCTATCAAAGAATTGGTTACCGTTGGTCACTAA
- a CDS encoding aconitate hydratase: MTFDIDMIKKVYERYPERIAAARQITGKPLTLSEKILYTHLWEGNATQEYERGNSYVDFAPDRVAMQDATAQMALLQFMQAGKAKVAVPSTAHADHLIQARVGAEADLQEGINKNSEVFNFLSSVCDKYGIGFWKPGAGIIHQVVLENYAFPGGMMIGTDSHTVNAGGLGMVAIGVGGADAVDVMAGMAWELKMPKLIGVKLTGKMSGWTSAKDVILKVAGILTVKGGTGCIVEYFGEGAESLSATGKGTICNMGAEIGATTSTFGYDDSMRRYLAATGRQDVVDAADKIAEHLTGDAEVYANPEQYFDQLIEINLSELAPHLNGPFTPDLATPVSEFRAKAEANGWPLEVEWALIGSCTNSSYEDLSRAASIVEDAVAKGVKPKAILGINPGSEQVKFTAERDGFLDSFRKFENARIFTNACGPCIGQWDREGAEKGEKNSIIHSFNRNFAKRADGNPNTHAFVASPEMVAAVAISGRLDFNPITDTLTNEAGEQIKLDEPKGFELPAKGFAVDDNGYQAPSADGSSVQVNVSPTSDRLQLLEEFPAWDGKNITGAKVLIKAFGKCTTDHISMAGPWLKYRGHLDNISNNMLIGAVNAYNMETNHVKNELTGEYGEVPAVQRAYKAAGVPTIVVGDQNYGEGSSREHAAMEPRHLGVKAVLVKSFARIHETNLKKQGMLGITFANESDYDKILEDDTVNFLDLDQFAPGKQLTLEFVHADGTKDIILANHTYNDQQIDWFKAGSALNLIKQQEN; the protein is encoded by the coding sequence ATGACTTTCGACATTGACATGATCAAAAAAGTGTACGAACGTTATCCTGAAAGAATTGCTGCTGCAAGACAAATTACAGGAAAACCACTCACACTTTCAGAAAAAATCCTTTACACCCATTTATGGGAAGGAAACGCAACACAAGAATATGAAAGAGGAAATTCTTATGTAGATTTCGCTCCAGATAGAGTTGCAATGCAGGATGCCACTGCGCAAATGGCACTTTTACAATTTATGCAGGCTGGGAAAGCCAAAGTAGCAGTTCCTTCAACTGCTCATGCGGATCACCTTATTCAGGCAAGAGTGGGTGCAGAAGCAGATTTACAGGAAGGAATTAATAAAAACTCTGAAGTTTTCAATTTCTTAAGCTCGGTTTGTGATAAATATGGAATTGGTTTTTGGAAACCGGGAGCTGGAATTATCCACCAAGTTGTTCTTGAAAACTATGCATTTCCGGGAGGAATGATGATCGGAACCGACTCTCATACGGTAAATGCAGGAGGTTTAGGAATGGTTGCCATCGGAGTTGGTGGAGCTGATGCGGTAGACGTAATGGCTGGAATGGCTTGGGAATTAAAAATGCCAAAATTGATCGGTGTTAAATTAACCGGAAAAATGTCTGGTTGGACTTCCGCAAAAGACGTTATTCTAAAAGTGGCAGGAATTCTTACCGTAAAAGGAGGAACAGGATGCATCGTAGAATATTTTGGAGAAGGAGCAGAATCTCTTTCAGCAACAGGTAAAGGAACAATCTGTAACATGGGTGCTGAAATAGGAGCTACAACTTCTACGTTTGGATATGATGATTCAATGAGAAGATATTTGGCTGCAACCGGAAGACAGGATGTTGTAGATGCCGCTGATAAAATCGCTGAACATTTAACAGGTGATGCTGAAGTGTATGCAAACCCTGAACAATATTTCGATCAATTAATAGAAATCAATCTTTCTGAATTAGCTCCTCATTTGAACGGACCTTTCACTCCAGATTTAGCGACTCCTGTTTCTGAGTTCAGAGCTAAAGCTGAAGCAAACGGATGGCCTCTTGAAGTAGAATGGGCATTGATCGGTTCTTGTACCAACTCTTCGTATGAAGATCTATCGAGAGCAGCTTCTATTGTAGAAGATGCAGTTGCAAAAGGGGTAAAACCTAAAGCTATTTTAGGAATTAATCCTGGTTCTGAGCAGGTGAAATTTACTGCAGAAAGAGACGGCTTCTTAGATTCTTTCAGAAAATTTGAAAATGCAAGAATCTTTACCAATGCTTGCGGACCTTGTATCGGGCAATGGGACAGAGAAGGTGCTGAAAAAGGAGAGAAAAACTCGATTATTCACTCTTTCAACAGAAACTTTGCAAAAAGAGCCGACGGAAACCCAAATACACATGCTTTCGTAGCTTCTCCAGAAATGGTTGCTGCAGTGGCGATCTCCGGAAGATTAGATTTCAATCCGATTACAGATACTCTAACCAATGAAGCTGGTGAACAGATTAAACTGGATGAACCGAAAGGTTTTGAATTGCCTGCAAAAGGTTTTGCTGTTGATGATAATGGATATCAAGCTCCATCTGCAGACGGATCTAGTGTTCAGGTCAATGTAAGTCCAACTTCAGACAGACTTCAATTATTGGAAGAGTTCCCAGCTTGGGATGGTAAAAATATTACCGGAGCAAAAGTTTTAATTAAAGCTTTCGGAAAATGTACCACCGACCATATTTCTATGGCAGGACCGTGGTTGAAATATAGAGGTCACCTTGATAATATTTCAAACAACATGTTGATTGGAGCAGTCAATGCTTATAACATGGAAACCAATCATGTTAAGAATGAACTGACAGGTGAATACGGAGAAGTTCCGGCTGTACAAAGAGCTTACAAAGCTGCAGGCGTTCCGACTATTGTTGTAGGAGATCAAAACTACGGTGAAGGTTCTTCTAGAGAGCACGCTGCAATGGAACCTAGACATCTTGGTGTGAAAGCCGTTTTGGTAAAATCATTTGCAAGAATTCATGAAACGAACCTTAAAAAACAAGGAATGTTAGGAATTACATTTGCCAATGAATCTGATTATGATAAAATTTTAGAAGACGACACCGTTAACTTCTTAGATCTTGATCAGTTCGCTCCAGGAAAACAATTGACTTTAGAATTTGTACATGCTGATGGAACGAAAGATATCATTTTAGCAAACCATACGTACAACGATCAGCAGATCGATTGGTTTAAAGCGGGTTCTGCGTTGAATTTAATTAAGCAACAGGAAAACTAA
- a CDS encoding LytR/AlgR family response regulator transcription factor, with amino-acid sequence MKKIKCIIVDDEPLAVSLLGSYVEKIPFLELVFSTENPIEALEFIQKSDADLVFLDIQMPELTGINFMKIVGDKMKYILTTAYSEYALEGYEHNVVDYLLKPISFDRFSKSVMKAQERFPVTEANETGHFFVKSSGQQHRINFDEILYVESIKDYVNIKTETQEYIVLDTLKSLENQLPANFTRIHKSFILNLDKVKSLNSKKVILISEHEISVGEMYKSNLLEKLK; translated from the coding sequence ATGAAGAAAATTAAATGCATTATTGTTGATGACGAACCGCTCGCAGTATCACTCCTCGGAAGTTATGTAGAGAAAATTCCATTTCTTGAGCTTGTTTTTTCTACTGAAAATCCTATTGAAGCTTTAGAATTTATTCAGAAGAGCGATGCAGATCTTGTCTTTTTAGATATTCAAATGCCGGAATTAACGGGGATTAATTTCATGAAAATCGTCGGCGATAAAATGAAGTATATTTTAACTACGGCTTATTCAGAATATGCTTTAGAAGGATATGAGCACAATGTTGTTGATTATCTTTTAAAACCGATTTCTTTTGACCGTTTTAGCAAAAGCGTTATGAAGGCTCAGGAACGTTTTCCTGTAACTGAAGCTAATGAAACCGGACATTTTTTCGTGAAATCTTCCGGTCAGCAGCATCGCATTAATTTTGATGAAATTCTTTATGTGGAAAGCATTAAAGATTACGTCAACATCAAAACAGAAACTCAGGAATACATTGTTTTAGATACTTTGAAATCTCTGGAAAATCAGCTTCCGGCAAACTTTACAAGAATTCACAAATCTTTTATTTTAAATTTAGATAAAGTGAAAAGTCTAAATTCAAAAAAAGTAATTTTGATTTCGGAACACGAAATTTCAGTGGGAGAAATGTATAAATCTAATCTTTTGGAAAAGCTGAAATAA
- a CDS encoding sensor histidine kinase, translated as MKTKQILLLHLLYWLFFIYYQFRFIFLPDGSSGEIQSYILGYSFLLVNLLTFYANYFILMPWVYKKQKMYAIIGGIISIFLFFGLLRYSIEEMLFPILFGFRNYHEKTTLVYYFYDNVFFGYTTIFVATLIWLLNNALKTEKEKRRLIEEHKNSQLQALKTQINPHFIFNTLNNIYSLVYQNSDKALPAIEELGQLLRYSTKDLEKDFITLDKEIGYLDSLIALEKLRIKNPELLNVEKKLIHPKLNISPMLLVPFVENAFKHGDFRNKGFDMKISDNNKILHFYLLNFKKEKMKDSVSGIGIENVRKRLEILYPKKYELNMIETETNFTVDLKIDLKNEEN; from the coding sequence ATGAAAACAAAACAGATCCTACTTCTACATCTTTTGTATTGGCTATTTTTTATTTATTACCAATTTAGATTTATTTTTTTACCGGACGGATCCAGTGGAGAAATTCAAAGCTATATTTTAGGTTATTCTTTTCTACTCGTAAATCTATTAACTTTTTATGCTAATTATTTTATTTTAATGCCTTGGGTATATAAGAAGCAGAAAATGTATGCTATCATTGGTGGAATTATCAGCATATTTTTATTTTTCGGTTTGTTAAGGTATTCTATTGAAGAGATGTTATTTCCTATTTTATTTGGTTTCAGAAATTATCATGAGAAGACAACTCTAGTGTATTATTTTTATGATAACGTTTTCTTTGGTTATACGACTATTTTTGTTGCTACTTTAATTTGGTTATTAAATAACGCATTGAAAACTGAAAAAGAAAAGCGTAGGTTGATTGAAGAACATAAAAACTCACAACTTCAAGCTTTAAAAACCCAGATCAATCCGCATTTTATTTTTAATACTTTAAATAATATTTATTCTTTGGTCTATCAAAATTCAGATAAAGCTTTGCCTGCCATTGAAGAATTGGGACAATTATTAAGATACAGCACTAAAGATCTTGAGAAAGATTTTATTACTTTAGATAAAGAAATTGGTTATCTAGACAGTTTAATTGCTTTAGAAAAACTGAGAATTAAAAATCCTGAATTATTAAATGTTGAGAAAAAACTGATTCATCCAAAACTGAATATTTCGCCGATGCTTTTAGTTCCATTCGTTGAAAATGCTTTTAAACACGGGGATTTCAGAAACAAAGGTTTTGATATGAAAATTTCAGATAACAATAAAATTCTGCATTTTTATCTTTTAAACTTTAAAAAAGAGAAAATGAAAGACTCTGTTTCCGGAATCGGGATCGAAAATGTAAGAAAAAGACTCGAAATTTTGTATCCTAAAAAATACGAGCTGAATATGATTGAAACGGAAACCAATTTTACCGTAGATTTAAAGATCGATTTGAAGAATGAAGAAAATTAA
- a CDS encoding DUF5694 domain-containing protein — MKTSILIVLMTMSTFLFGQKKPSEYFPDPKTKVLVVGSFHFDYPNQDAHKTEKSDQVDVLEPKTAAEVTELINYIKKFKPTKIAIEAWPNWKANEKLQEYKEGKHRDQRDERYQLAMRLATELKISELYSIDANSVLDEFIEKFEKTDSVYFKNMLKDYDFLNDDRISQQYNTFIKNTARKNFKSILDMFKYMNSKEYHQYEYGAYLTGDFKLREHDGADLLALYWYNRNLRMFRKIQEIPKNVEDRILVIAGNGHATVFRQLFTISPEYDYVEFSSLDSKK; from the coding sequence ATGAAAACATCAATATTGATCGTATTAATGACAATGTCAACATTCTTATTCGGGCAGAAAAAACCTTCAGAATATTTTCCTGATCCTAAAACAAAAGTTTTGGTTGTTGGTTCATTTCATTTTGATTATCCCAATCAAGACGCTCATAAAACAGAAAAAAGTGATCAGGTAGACGTGTTAGAGCCTAAAACTGCTGCTGAAGTAACAGAACTTATTAATTACATCAAAAAATTCAAGCCTACAAAAATTGCTATTGAAGCTTGGCCAAATTGGAAAGCCAATGAAAAATTGCAAGAATATAAAGAAGGAAAACACAGGGATCAAAGGGATGAGCGTTATCAACTTGCAATGCGCCTTGCAACAGAACTTAAGATCAGTGAATTGTACAGTATTGATGCCAATTCTGTGTTGGATGAATTTATAGAAAAATTCGAAAAAACAGATTCAGTGTATTTTAAAAATATGCTTAAAGATTATGATTTTTTAAATGACGACCGCATCTCTCAACAGTATAATACTTTCATTAAGAATACTGCGCGAAAAAACTTTAAATCTATTCTTGATATGTTTAAATATATGAACAGCAAAGAATATCATCAATATGAATACGGAGCATATTTAACAGGAGATTTTAAATTGAGAGAACACGACGGCGCAGATCTGCTTGCTTTATACTGGTACAACAGAAATCTTAGAATGTTCAGAAAAATACAGGAGATTCCTAAAAATGTAGAAGACAGAATTTTGGTGATTGCAGGAAACGGTCATGCTACAGTTTTCAGACAGCTTTTCACTATTTCTCCAGAATATGATTACGTTGAATTTTCATCCTTAGACTCAAAAAAATAA
- a CDS encoding TonB-dependent receptor domain-containing protein has product MKKTFVIAASFLYIFSFAQKQDSLQLKTIESVTINGKKKLLLERKADRLIFNVEASVASQGMDGSETLANVPMLKVDDNLGSISIAGKSSVNVMVNGRMLNLSGTNLINYLKTIRSENIAKIEVITTPPTKYEAQGNSGLINIILKKNPNLGWSGSVNTGLNQRTYSGGNSTGSLNYQTEKLSLSLKTSYADGAKRSEENYSILGASQNYSRSVRKDMWKELTPNLNLSYKLNKNSEIGMEYIYAHQKSGMHIVNETRNVDTDLSVENLLTKTYHREKTPTHTLSAYYDLKLDSLGKKLSFAGNFFKNNSDTDVNFSTLKLSDNSIQYVNTRSIVEPQVFSLQGDLELPFSFGTIETGLKFNQFKNATDLQYFNIINNQYIPDLQRANLFEYKEENYAAYFSYAKSFGEHWETKAGLRYENTQAQSFTPSTNLENKYNYGQWFPSAFVSYKQEKNVFSLSYSRRINRPSMSNLNPFRWYENPYSYSSGNPLLKPSYINNLELGYTYNSKFSASIYYLKLKNGFGQVSYLDGLTQIGTYLNHYDNNFYGANASYTDKLFKFWETSLSLNGSLTDSKIFNIEAEAKNGYSVNYSINNTFTINKNKTVFFFLNYSQDLPYKNVNSYFHNFSNLTSGIKVSLMEKQLQINATVTNIFAQKYRGDMYFKDNSQHFNNYWDGRSFRLNVNYTLGNNKKKRSTKSISFEEKDRAQ; this is encoded by the coding sequence ATGAAAAAGACATTCGTTATTGCAGCATCTTTCTTATACATCTTTTCTTTTGCCCAAAAACAAGATAGTTTACAACTGAAAACTATAGAATCTGTTACCATTAATGGCAAGAAAAAACTTCTTCTCGAAAGGAAAGCTGATCGTCTTATTTTTAATGTTGAAGCTTCTGTAGCTTCTCAGGGAATGGATGGTTCGGAAACATTGGCCAATGTTCCGATGTTGAAAGTAGATGATAATCTGGGAAGTATTTCTATTGCGGGAAAGAGCAGTGTCAATGTAATGGTCAATGGAAGAATGCTGAATCTTTCAGGAACGAATCTTATCAATTATCTGAAAACGATACGCTCGGAAAATATTGCCAAAATAGAAGTGATCACTACTCCACCCACAAAATATGAAGCTCAGGGAAACAGTGGATTGATCAATATTATTCTTAAAAAAAATCCAAACTTAGGCTGGAGCGGATCAGTGAATACAGGATTGAACCAAAGAACCTACTCAGGAGGAAATTCAACAGGATCATTAAATTATCAGACCGAAAAACTAAGCTTATCTTTAAAAACAAGCTATGCAGACGGAGCAAAGCGTTCAGAAGAAAACTACAGTATTTTAGGTGCTTCTCAAAATTACAGCCGCTCTGTAAGAAAAGATATGTGGAAAGAATTGACGCCTAATCTAAATCTTTCGTACAAGCTCAATAAAAACTCCGAAATCGGAATGGAATACATCTATGCTCATCAGAAATCTGGGATGCATATTGTAAACGAAACACGAAATGTAGACACCGATTTATCTGTAGAAAACCTTTTAACAAAGACTTATCATCGCGAAAAAACACCAACCCATACATTAAGTGCTTATTATGATCTTAAATTAGATTCGTTGGGGAAAAAATTGAGTTTTGCAGGAAACTTTTTTAAAAATAATTCTGATACAGACGTTAACTTTTCAACATTGAAATTGAGTGATAATTCAATACAATATGTCAATACAAGATCAATTGTTGAGCCACAGGTTTTTTCTTTGCAAGGAGACCTGGAACTCCCGTTTTCTTTTGGTACCATTGAAACCGGACTTAAGTTTAATCAGTTTAAAAATGCTACCGATCTGCAATATTTTAACATCATCAACAATCAGTATATTCCGGATCTACAAAGAGCCAATTTATTTGAATATAAGGAAGAAAATTATGCTGCTTATTTTAGTTATGCCAAAAGTTTTGGGGAACACTGGGAAACCAAAGCAGGGCTTCGTTATGAAAACACTCAGGCACAAAGCTTTACTCCGTCAACTAACTTAGAAAACAAATACAATTACGGACAGTGGTTTCCATCGGCTTTTGTTTCTTACAAACAAGAAAAAAATGTCTTCAGTCTTTCTTATTCAAGAAGAATCAACCGCCCAAGTATGAGCAATCTTAATCCTTTCAGATGGTATGAAAACCCATATTCATATTCATCAGGAAATCCTTTGCTTAAGCCATCTTACATTAATAATCTTGAATTGGGATATACTTACAACAGCAAATTTTCTGCAAGCATTTATTATTTGAAACTTAAAAATGGTTTCGGGCAAGTCTCTTACTTAGATGGTCTTACACAGATCGGGACTTATCTTAATCATTATGACAATAATTTTTACGGTGCTAATGCTTCTTACACCGACAAATTGTTCAAATTTTGGGAAACAAGCCTTTCATTAAACGGGTCACTTACAGATTCTAAAATATTTAATATTGAAGCTGAAGCTAAGAATGGGTATTCAGTCAATTATTCGATCAATAATACCTTTACAATCAATAAAAACAAAACAGTTTTCTTTTTTCTAAATTACAGTCAGGATCTGCCTTATAAAAATGTAAACTCTTATTTTCATAATTTTTCTAACCTGACCTCAGGAATAAAAGTTTCATTGATGGAAAAACAGTTACAGATCAATGCTACTGTAACCAATATTTTTGCTCAGAAATATCGTGGTGATATGTATTTCAAAGACAACAGCCAACATTTCAATAATTATTGGGATGGTAGAAGTTTCCGTTTAAACGTAAATTACACATTAGGAAACAACAAAAAGAAACGAAGTACAAAAAGCATCAGTTTTGAAGAAAAAGACAGAGCGCAATAA